GCTTTCTTCTGGCAGGGAAAAGGGGAAATGCCTGGGCTGAATTTCTTCTTCATCGGTCATGATAACGACCCGTTCTACAATATTTTCGAGCTCCCGAACATTTCCCGGCCAGGAATAACGGATAAGCATTTCCATGGCAGTGGGAGAAATTCTTTTAGGGCTTTTGTCCATTTCCCTACAGTATTTGGTGAGAAAATGGTGGGCCAGGAGAGGGATGTCTTCCTGCCGTTCCCGCAAAGGGGGCAGGTGGATGGGGACGATGTTCAAACGGTAAAAAAGGTCCTCGCGGAAAGTCCCTTCTTTGATTTTTTCCCCTAAATCCTTGTTGGTAGCGGCGATCAGTCGGATGTCCACTTTTTTCAATTTGGTTCCGCCGACGGGGGTAAATTCCCTCTCCTGAATGACGCGCAGCAACTTGCTTTGCATGGCTAAGCTGATGTTGCCGATCTCGTCCAAAAAGAGAGAGCCGCCGTCGGCGACTTCGAAAAGGCCGGGTTTGGTAACGATGGCTCCTGTAAATGAGCCCTTGACGTGGCCAAAGAGTTCGCTTTCCAGAAGGTTTTCCGAAAGCACGGCACAATCGACCGGGATAAATTGGCGCTCCTTCCTTAGGCTGTTGTAATGGACAGCCCGGGCGATGAGTTCTTTCCCCGTTCCGCTCTCGCCGGTAATGAGCACCGTGCTGTTCGTGGGAGCAACTTTGGCGACCAGACGGTAAAGGTCCTGCATCTTCGGGCTGTTGCCCACGGTGTTTTCAAAGCGGTACTTGGATTGGAGTTCGCCCCGCAGGTAAAGATTCTCCAGCATCATGCTCCGGTTATCCAGGGCCTTTTTGACGACCATCGCTACCTGGTCAGGAGTGAAGGGTTTGGGTAGATAGTCGTAAGCTCCGGCTTTCATGGCTTCCACGGCCGATTCCACAGTGGAAAACCCCGTGATCATGATCACCGGCATATGGGGATGGTCACGTTTGATGGCCTGGAGGAGTTCCAGACCATCCATGCCCGGCATCTTTAAATCGACGATGGCCAGGTCACAAGGCTCTTCGGCAAGCAGCTGCAGGCCCTCTTGGCCGCCGAGGCGGGTGTGCACCTCGTACCCTTCCTCGGTCAGGACCCGCTGGCAACTGAGGCAGACGATCTCTTCGTCATCTACAACCAAGATTTTTGCTGTGGGCATACCTTTAAAAGTTTCGGGTTTCAGGTTTCGCGTTTAAAGTTCAGGTTCCACAGCTCTGGTTTTGTTTTTAACTTGAAACCCGCAACTCGCAACTCGAAACTGGTAGTTATACCGGAGGCACTTCCTCCGAGGCCTGCAGGGGTAACTTAATCGTAAAGGTCGTCCCTTTGCCCTCTTCGCTCTGGACCTCAATCTGGCCCCGATGGCGGTCGATGATTCCATAGCTCACCGCCAAGCCGAGTCCCGTTCCTTTTTTGTCGGCTTTGGTGGTGAAAAAAGGGTCAAAAATCCTATCGAGATTCTTCTCGGGGATGCCACATCCCGTGTCCGTAAATTTTACCTGAATGAAAGACTCCCCAGGAGCAAGGGTGGTCGCAATGTTCAATGAGCCTCCGGCCGGCATGGCATCAGCTGCATTCAAAAGAATGTTCATAAAGACCTGCTGGATTTGGTTGGCATCCAGAAGGATCATGGGGATTTGTTCGTTCAAATTTTTCATAATACGGATGTTTTGGAAGACCGATTGCCGTTCGACCAGAGAAAGGATATGAAGAATGAGTTCATTGATGTTGCAGGGTCTTTTCTGCGGCTTGCTCTCCCGGGCAAAATCCAAAAGGCCACGAACAATGGTGGAGACACGGGTTGTTTCCCGGACAATGAGTTCTAATTCCTTTTTGAGTTCAGGGTTGTCTTTCAGTTTCCGCATCAGCAGGTGGGCAAAAGTGAGGATACCCGTAAGAGGACTATTGATCTCGTGGGCGACACCGGATGCCAGTCGTCCGAGCGAAGCCAGTTTCTCCGATTGCATGAGTTGGGCCTGAATCTTTTTCAACTGCTGGCTGCGGCGTTCCACTTTTTCTTCCAGAGTTTTTCCATAATCCTCCAATTCTTGACGGGCCTGCTTGAGGCGAACGAGCATGTGATTGAAGGATTCGGCCAGCTGTCCAATTTCATCTCGGGAAGAAATGGGGAGCTCGATAGACAAATTACCTTCAGCAATTTTGCGGGTCGCCCAGACCATTTCCCGCATGGGTCGGATAATCCCTGTGGTAATAAAAAAGGAGAGCAGAAGAACAAGCAGTACGCCCAGAACCCCAATACCAAAAAAGCTGTAAACCACCTTATTGCTGAGGTCGATATACGGAGCTTCCAGCATGCCTACATAAAGGATGCCCACGATCTTGCCCGCGATATCCCGGATCGGTTCATAAGCCGTGATGTACCAGTCCTTGACTACAAAGGCCCGGTCTACCCAGAGTTGTCCTTTTTGGACCACGGCATCATAGACCTCTTCAGAGACTCTTGTGCCGACGGCCCGCTCTCCCTTCTCATTGCCCACGTTGGTAGAGATGCGTAAGCCCCCTTGGAAAATCGTGGCTGTGCCCATCTCTTTCCCCCTGTAGCTCCCCTCACCGTAAAGAAGATCCCGCACCTTGTCCACGATCTGATAGTTACGGTTGAGAAGGGTTCCCCCGTAAAGAACCCCCAGAATATGACCGGAATCATTCAGGACCGGTACAGCGGCCTTGAGCATCATCCCAGAGGTTTCCCGGTCCTCGGGGGTTAATGAGGCTTTGGGAGTGGGCACAAAAAGGATAAAAGCCCGTTCCGCCAGATCACTTCCCTCTCGTTGTAACTCCTCCTGAGGGACGATGGCGGTGGAGGCAACTGCTTTCCTTTGTAAGGCCTTCTGAACCATCGGATCGGACGACTGATCATCGCCCAGGTGGAAAGGATGATGAGTTCTTAAAATGACTTTTCCTTTGGTGTCAGTTAGGGTGAGCACATCCAAGCCGAATTCTTTGCGGCGTTTGACTAAGAATTCCTCCAATTTTTTAATTCGTCCGGATTCCAGATAGTCAGGGATGGTGCGTCCGGAAGCGGTGAGTTGCACGACATCTCGGATGCGGTTGAGGGATTGGTTATAGACCAACCAGGCGGTGCTGAGATCATATTTGACCTTGTTATGGGCCTGAAGGATAATGGTATCAGCGACGAGTTTCGTGCCGATCAAAGAGGAGAGGAGACCTCCGGCAATGACCACGAAGAGAAAGCTGGAGACAAGTTTGGTGCGCAAAGAAAGGCGATTTAGAAAAGGGATTTTGGTAAGAAACCCAAGAAGATTCATTATTTTTGCTATTTGGCAGAAATCATTGGAATTTGGTGTCAATTATAAACGTCAAGAGAAGATAAGTCAATGAAACAAGGCCGCCTTGCATCCTTTTATTGTGGCCTGAGGGGAAGGGGCGTCCCCGTCTCAAAGG
This genomic stretch from Deltaproteobacteria bacterium harbors:
- a CDS encoding sigma-54 dependent transcriptional regulator, which gives rise to MPTAKILVVDDEEIVCLSCQRVLTEEGYEVHTRLGGQEGLQLLAEEPCDLAIVDLKMPGMDGLELLQAIKRDHPHMPVIMITGFSTVESAVEAMKAGAYDYLPKPFTPDQVAMVVKKALDNRSMMLENLYLRGELQSKYRFENTVGNSPKMQDLYRLVAKVAPTNSTVLITGESGTGKELIARAVHYNSLRKERQFIPVDCAVLSENLLESELFGHVKGSFTGAIVTKPGLFEVADGGSLFLDEIGNISLAMQSKLLRVIQEREFTPVGGTKLKKVDIRLIAATNKDLGEKIKEGTFREDLFYRLNIVPIHLPPLRERQEDIPLLAHHFLTKYCREMDKSPKRISPTAMEMLIRYSWPGNVRELENIVERVVIMTDEEEIQPRHFPFSLPEESHEEISFSVPKTSDELRELKRHLRDKAVEEAEKLFVLGALTRNDWNITRSAKDVGMLRQNFQALMRKHNIRIEDRES
- a CDS encoding cache domain-containing protein translates to MNLLGFLTKIPFLNRLSLRTKLVSSFLFVVIAGGLLSSLIGTKLVADTIILQAHNKVKYDLSTAWLVYNQSLNRIRDVVQLTASGRTIPDYLESGRIKKLEEFLVKRRKEFGLDVLTLTDTKGKVILRTHHPFHLGDDQSSDPMVQKALQRKAVASTAIVPQEELQREGSDLAERAFILFVPTPKASLTPEDRETSGMMLKAAVPVLNDSGHILGVLYGGTLLNRNYQIVDKVRDLLYGEGSYRGKEMGTATIFQGGLRISTNVGNEKGERAVGTRVSEEVYDAVVQKGQLWVDRAFVVKDWYITAYEPIRDIAGKIVGILYVGMLEAPYIDLSNKVVYSFFGIGVLGVLLVLLLSFFITTGIIRPMREMVWATRKIAEGNLSIELPISSRDEIGQLAESFNHMLVRLKQARQELEDYGKTLEEKVERRSQQLKKIQAQLMQSEKLASLGRLASGVAHEINSPLTGILTFAHLLMRKLKDNPELKKELELIVRETTRVSTIVRGLLDFARESKPQKRPCNINELILHILSLVERQSVFQNIRIMKNLNEQIPMILLDANQIQQVFMNILLNAADAMPAGGSLNIATTLAPGESFIQVKFTDTGCGIPEKNLDRIFDPFFTTKADKKGTGLGLAVSYGIIDRHRGQIEVQSEEGKGTTFTIKLPLQASEEVPPV